In the Triticum aestivum cultivar Chinese Spring chromosome 2B, IWGSC CS RefSeq v2.1, whole genome shotgun sequence genome, gtgccggcgacggtacggtgcgggcgatcgacgatggtacgacagagatttagaaggcactaagtaaaccacacctacatatgcaaactaagtgttatttttgacctcaaattgcatataaatcaaatgcTAGCAAATATAATTCTttccaaattaatcactatacaaagcattgcaagagctaatctagcaatgagagttgaaaggacaaagttgctaacctttgtgatcatttgaatggatgggggccttcaaatcttgacaaattttgggcaaaaattATGTGGAGCtcaaggaagagaggggaagaacagaggaagtgaggggaaagagGAAGAACAGAGTGACTCGGGTGGACggagggtttatgtacgtcgacctttagtaccggttcgtgtcacgagccgatactaaaggtgctggagggggtccagactgacaacaccctgccaccactctctttagtaccggttcgtggcacgaaccggtgctaaaggttctccacgaaccggtactaatgagaacggccggctagccattggaaccggcattaatggacacattagtgccggctcaaaatcaaaccgggactaatgtgtctcatattaggtcatttttctactagtgcgtccACCACCTTCGTCTTTGTCCAGCACCagctcgtcgccagcgtcgccatcatctaccccgaccgcttcatctactctgacaaccgcgggcgacattggccccgcgccgattggcgccgcaaccgccgtcgagtccttctctgttggcctctccgacttcttcgacatggcttacagctcgtgcaggttcccgtctacgcatgcccgatgctggcaataccgccgcgtgccttcgtccacgacgtgtccccgggcctgacAAGCCTGGTACGGCGCTTCGCCAACTTCGTCTTCAtccatctacgcatgcccggtgctggcaacaccgacgcgtgccttcgtctacaATGTGTCCCGTGGGTTGGCAACCTCGGCGCGACGCGTCGTTAACAATGTCTTCTTCCGGGCACACCACTACTTCGACATCACTGCGCGCATGACtgactcggcgcctccttgcgcccgcggctccacggcgacttcctcgacaccggctaccccgactcgacatcgaccatagcattctttgcacggctacctcgaccatggcTACACCACATACGCTCTCGGCTACTttgacaaacggcacaaagggctaccgccgtGCTTGATCAACTTTGTCGGTTGCCACTCCAgtcacgactccgcgatgcgttacgactgtgggggggtgtccgtcggcttgccttcggattcttctccagtcttaccgtctgcgtcgctaccgttgtgactgcgggggatgttgagtaacgtgattgtattaggaaatatAGGATAAACTAGGAAGTATACTGGCTTGTCTTGTACTTAAAATAGATCATGTACTCTTATATATATGTCCACgagactcaagcaatacaacgaattaTTTCACCaatcccctctctcccttctaacacttGCAAATCCGGATCGAAGTGGGATGCTTAGTCTGAACCGACTCGGCAAGGAAAAACCGACTCGGATCAGAGCCCAGCCCCTCTTGTCTTTATATACACCATCGAGCCGGCTCATTGGAAAACACCACGAAGCGTTTACGCTAGCTGTAGATCACGAGATGGCGCGCCCGCCGCTCCTCTCTGGTGGACCCATCTACGTCCCGCCGCGTCAGGCAGCAGCGGTCGGCCACGCCGTCGCCGGTGTCGCCGACGACAAGTCAGGCCCGGCCTACCAGCGGCGGACCTGGGACGCGCTGAGGGCCAGCATAACCGGCCACGTCAACAAGGCCACGCCCGCCAACATCCGCCACGTCCTGCCGGAGCTCCTTGCCGAGAACCTCGTTCGCGGGCGCGGCCTGCTCTGCCGCGCGCTGCTCAAGTCCCAGGCCGCCTGCCCGGCCTTCACCGACGTGTTCGCCGCGATCGCGGCCGTCGTTAACTCCAAGATCCCGGCCGTCGGCCGGCTCCTACTCGTCCGCCTCGTGGTGCGCCTCCGGCGCGCCCACGTCACCGGCGACAAGCACCAGCTGGCGGCCGCGGCGATGTTCGTCGCCCACCTCGTGAACCAGGGCGTGGCGCACGAGCTGCTGGCGCTGGAGCTCGTCGAGATGCTGCTCGCCGAGCCCACGGACGACGGCGTGGAGGTGGCTGTCGGGGTCGTCACGGAGTGCGGCGCGGCCCTCGGCGAGGCGTGCCCCAGAGAGGTCGACGCCGTGTTCGACGCCCTCCGGAGCATCCTCGTCGATGCCGACGTGGACCGGCGCATCGGGTTCTTGATCGAGGGCCTCTTCGCGGTTCGGAGAACCCAGTTCCGGGGGCACCCTCCCGTCCGCCCAGAGCTGGACCTCGTCGAGCAGGAGGATCAGTTCACGCATCAGATCGAGATCCCCCTCGAGGACAGCCATGTCAAGCAGCTCGACCCCGAGATCCATCTCGACGTGTTCAAGCCAAGCGCCACCTTTCTGCAGGACGAGGCAGCCTACGAAGACCTCAAGCGAAGCATGCTAGGAGACGATGGCGAGCACATTGAAGAAAGCGAgcccaacgacgacgacgacgacttccACAGGGAAGACATGGAGATGGAGGTGATCAAGGACGGGACGGCCACCAACCTGATCAACCTCCGGAGGACGATATACCAGACGATCATGTCGAGCGCCGGCGCCGAGGAGGCCGGGCACAAGCTCCTGTCCATCGTGAGGCCGGGCCAGGAGGCGGAGCTCTGCGCCATGCTCGTGGAGTGCTGCAAGCAGGAGAGGGCGTCGTCCAACACGAGGTTCTACGGCCAGCTCGGGCAGCGGCTTTGCCGGATCAGCCGGGCGTACCAGGCAGGCTTCGAGGCGTGCTTCGCGCGGTGCTACGCGGCGGCGCACCGCATGGCAACCGACGAGCTGCGGGCCGCCGCGGGGCTCTTTGCGCACCTGCTGGCCGCGGACGCCGTCCCGTGGCGCAACGTGCTGGGCGGGGTCAGGATCACGGAGGATGACACCACCTCGTCGTCGCGCATCTTGATGAAGGTAATGTTCCAGGAGATGGCGGAGCAGCTCGGGGTACGGCTGCTCGGCCGGAGGATGAACGACGACGACGAGCCGGAGGTCCGTGACGCCCTTTTCCCCCGGGACTCCGCCGAGAGCACGCGCTTCGCCATCAATTTTTTCACGGCGATTGGGCTTGCAGGTGTCACTGAACCTGCGAGGAGGATATTACTATCAGAAACATGTGGTTTGTGATCAACTAAATAGATCCGTATTGTGTGAGCATTCAGTctaattttaatttttttgttaTCCTTATTCCAATGAATTTCTTACAAATGTCAATACCTTTCGTAAGTATGTCTGCAAGTTTGCAGAAACATGATTTAAGAGTGTACAATTTTGGTTCAGAGAAAAATATGCACTGTCCAATTTCCATGTTTCTAAACTTCTCGTTGCACACGGGTTTTAATACGTCAATTAACTGGGCAATTTCATAAGAGTAGGAATAAAAATGGAGGATTATAAGAGTGTGCATCTAAGTTCAACTCTTCACTAAACTGAAGTTTTTTTTAGGGGTCTCAATGGAAGTTGCCTTTTTCAGAGCTTAAGACATAAGAAAACTTCGATTGGGATTAGCAAGACTGATAAGAATCTCTCTTtgcactccctccattcctttttagtctgcatataagtttgtCTAAAGTTAAAGTATTTCTAATTTGATCAAACtaatagaaaaatatatcaatattggGAGTCTCTAGGGcgcatctagatgtgctctagtttgGTTTGGAGATCATGCTCCGAGGTGGATCCGGATGTGACGCGGCATGTGTGCTCTGTGTTCGACCTCTTCGCCATTTATGGCTTGAGTTTAGGTAGGGCAAGTAGTGTGTCGGTGTTGTCATGGTGGATGTAGATGCTAACCTCTTGGTGTGGCATTGTGCCCAAAGGCGATGTATCGGCCATCTTGGCCTTTTCTTTTATGAACATATGATACGCATGCTTAtgcatattctagaaaaaaaacatTTTAGTGGCTCAATCAAACTAGGaaggaaaagagaaaaagagaaaataaactgtTTGCATGAATCTCCGCATAAAAATCAATGGCATAGGACTTAGATCTGCAATACTTTTTTACAAAAAGGCCTCATCGGCTAGCTTTATTAAGCTCAAATAATGCTTACATCGTCTGCTAGCAACAAAAATCGGAGATGCATCCACCCATACGAAAGGGCCGTTTGCACGCCCCCATTCAGCTAGCTCATGAGCAACTACATTTAAttctctattacaatgttcaagTACAGATGCCGTTGCGAATTGGGCATTGAGAAATATTGCCAACGTGACGGTTTGCGAGCACATAAAAACAGGGCTTATTTTTCCCCGTGGTTGACTCCAAATCTTTTTCATATCGGATGTGGCCGGGAGCCACCATGGCCACTCAGGCTACTTTATCCTTGTATGTATCCTCCCATTCTTTATCCTTGTACGTACTCCCTCCATcttttaaagagtgtacttccaactttgttggagggtcaaactatttcaaagtttgaccgagtttatgcaaaaatatatcaatgtttgtgaaatcaaataggtatatgatgaaagtatattttatcacgaatctaatgctactaatttgatggcataaatgttgatgTATTATTATATAAACACGGTCAAATttaaaaaagtttgactttccaaGAAAGTTGggagtacactctttaaaggactctttaaaggacggagggagtaccgaGGAAACCCCGCTTTTTGTGAGATGTCATGCTCTGTTGCCTTATAGCTGAATCTGCAAAATACGCCCTTGCACTCCGCATCAATGTGCCAAAAGTTATCCCCAATATaaaacttagatgtgcaatactttggacaacgtgctttagcaaaactgatgtTTATAAAGTTAGTTTTAAACTTTTAATTGGTAGCGTTTGCTATGTTTCAAGACAACAGTCTAACATCGCGTGGCATGCATGTGCACAGCACCGGGCAGCCCGATCGACAGCCGGCGACGGGGAGAAGCGCGGAGATGTGGCGGTTGCTCGGAAGCGGCGACGTCAGGCAAACTAATAGTCTGAAACGAGCAATGCTAGACGTACAGGAAGTTACAGGGAGTTTACAGGGCTGATGGACTGTGATTGGCGGAGATTTAATTAGGAGGATGGGCCCATCAGTGAAAATCAGGGAGGGCCAATTAGATGAGGGCCAATTAGATGAGGCCACGCTCTCTCCCTGTAAAGTCTTGTATCAATCAGCCTGTACATCTAGTATTATTGGTCTGAAACGGGGGTGGAGGCGACTGAAACTTCATAAATTCTGAGTCGCCTGACTAATAGTCTGCCCTTTATTTATGCCAAAATATCCAACCTGCAGCTTACGACATTACTGAATGGTTACAGCGCCAGATCTATCTATGCTCAAACATCGGTCACATGATATCTTTGCGCATGACGTTGTAACTAGCGGCACATGAATATAAGCATAGTTGATATAACTGAGTTCATATCATTTCTGAAGGCGTGGCCCCGTTTTACGGGTATCTGAATTTTACGCTTCATCATGATGCAGTAGCAGTCACCTCCCCGATTCTCTTCAGGTCGAATATTTCAATCCAGTAGCCATCGGGATCCTTGATGAATGCGATGCCTTTCATTTTCCCTGCGGCCAAGATCCCGTTAATTGCATCGCTGCTCTAAGCATTAGTGAACAGATATTAAAGTACAAAGAGAATTAACATTTCTGGTCAAAACAATACTCGGCTAGTGCAGTCATCAGCAACAGATTTTATGCATCAGCTATCTCTACTTTTACATCCATAAATTGAGGTGAAAAGTTTGAACGGTTTGAAGAGTAAAACTGAACTAGTTGACGAAATTTCAATGCAGATCTTTCAACTTGTCTGAGTGTAAATTCAAAAAAGCACAGTTGTTCTGTACTAAAGCATAGTGCCACATTTCAAGACTAGATGTGCAGTACGACAAACAAAGCACAGAAGTCCACATCCTTAATGATGCAAACATTAGTGTTAATTCAAGCCACAGGCTAACAGCTCATCAAAATTTACAGAAGACAATTTCACACAATATAAGAGGAACAGTGGAACATGTAATGTTGAGTTGGCTGTCTTCCAAAATAGGAAGGTGAAGGAAAGCTCAACAGCTCCACAAAAGGTTGAAACTAATCAACGGTTTTGAGATAACTCTAGATTGAAGCAACGTGTAAGGGGTGGGCATCATCAGAAAAATGTCACATCACCACCATCAAACAAATATTTCACCATTTACTTTGTGAAAATTGAGATCATATATATAGACCATTCACTTGGAGACGATTAACTTCAAGTATCACGCTGGC is a window encoding:
- the LOC123038936 gene encoding pre-mRNA-splicing factor cwc22; its protein translation is MARPPLLSGGPIYVPPRQAAAVGHAVAGVADDKSGPAYQRRTWDALRASITGHVNKATPANIRHVLPELLAENLVRGRGLLCRALLKSQAACPAFTDVFAAIAAVVNSKIPAVGRLLLVRLVVRLRRAHVTGDKHQLAAAAMFVAHLVNQGVAHELLALELVEMLLAEPTDDGVEVAVGVVTECGAALGEACPREVDAVFDALRSILVDADVDRRIGFLIEGLFAVRRTQFRGHPPVRPELDLVEQEDQFTHQIEIPLEDSHVKQLDPEIHLDVFKPSATFLQDEAAYEDLKRSMLGDDGEHIEESEPNDDDDDFHREDMEMEVIKDGTATNLINLRRTIYQTIMSSAGAEEAGHKLLSIVRPGQEAELCAMLVECCKQERASSNTRFYGQLGQRLCRISRAYQAGFEACFARCYAAAHRMATDELRAAAGLFAHLLAADAVPWRNVLGGVRITEDDTTSSSRILMKVMFQEMAEQLGVRLLGRRMNDDDEPEVRDALFPRDSAESTRFAINFFTAIGLAGVTEPARRILLSETCGL